CTTAGACCCACACCGCAAACAAGCCAGCACAGTACATTGACTCCGCAAGTGCCCCGCACTCCCACAACCCCAACACTCACTTGGCAAGTCCGGAATAACAATCCTCCCTCTGTCAGGCCCCAAACTGAAGGCGAAGGGAGGCCGCACCTGGCGATTCCCCTCTGACCGAAACAGCACGTGATACGTCCACTTCCCCGTCCAGAAGCCGTTGCTGTCCACGACACGCCGTCCCTGCGGTACCTCCGTGCAATACCGTCCCAGCCAACACCGAACATCCTCCTCCAGCACGTGGGGGTTGAAGACCTGGACCACCACGACATTCATCGGACGCCAAAACCTCATCCGTATTCCAAACTCCAATCTGTTGACTCGTAGTCCTTCCCCAGCCTCCTTCCACCGCCGAACCGCCACCAACATGTCCACCGGCGACCGGAAGGTTACGTCGTAGCCCAACGTCGACGGCAGCAGGCACAGCACCTCCTTGTCCGTTGCCCCCAGCAGCCCCTTCACGATCGCCGCTCCAAAAAGCTCCCTCGAAAACTCCTCCCTCCGCAGCTTCGGGATCCAAAACTGCATTGCATGCTTCGGCACCACATCCCTCGCATTCGCCTCCGACACCGCCATCGCTATCTCTGGTAGTCCacctgataagaacagatactacacttgatcttagccaaaaggccgagaagcgataccccacaactgtacggggtccggcgccccctctggcgagggccccgccactcagagggttccttgggggcgggacaagcaaaagcggaccctcacacgacgcttgacttttgacagaaaggtgcagctccgccgaagcagagcttccaaaaataccgtaaactcggggctgttcccctccacggaaatctttagtaaaaggcgaaagatttgtgcgagatgaagagaaacccgagcgattgctgccacagggcacgctggacggaggtcaagaacggcggtagtcgtggacgcgagggtgactccaaggtgctgccgcagccaaggcgtggcttgccttgccactcggtctctccacctcccacacacacatgctccagtcacaacacagtgtcatccagctatttattgcatttaaaaaaaaaaaaaaaaaaaaaaaaaaaagagaaaaagggcgggaaaacccaaaagggcccgaaaagggaggtggcacggttgggcaaaagacctggcaaggactcacgtgtctgctggctgtcaatcaaggagggttccaaagtcccagaggttggttccgctggctggctgggttcttttcttccacaatcaaagggatgtgcaccgttcctggagtcactgcaataccgggtcgatgcgtggagcggacggagcaagcccctcttccgtctccctgttccaaaaatcagattaatatattagtcctcgggtagaggacgtatcagatattaaactgataagaacagatccTTTTGCCTTTTCCTTTTGGAAAACTTTTATTGTCACAAAAACATGTTATTGTAttacattttgatttgttttttacatttcataatttcatcacatcacattttcacatttcacattttcattggcactttgcattttcatttcacattttaCATCACAGCAcatttttacaaaaataaaatcatGTGTCTATACAAgccatttttgttttaaaacagtgtctgtgtgtgcaaagtccatgtgtgtgtttaaaagtcCATGTTTGTGTAAAAGGATGTTAAAAGTCCACGCTTTTAAAAGAGCTccaaaatgtaataaaatgcaATAAGAGTCAATTAAAAAGGTCTCTGTTGTGCCGGACCGGGGTGAGCCACTAACAAGAGGCTCCACCCCGCTCTCCAGAAGAGCGAGGCAAGCGCGGATGCGCCCAGTGGAGGTCCTCCCCTCCGCCCGCTGCTCCGTCCCGTGATGGTGATAGTGGGGGTGCGTCGGCGGGAGCCAGCAGCCGTGGGGGGCGGGAACCTTCTGCTTGAGCCCCCGGCCCCCTCCTCCGAATGGCGACGCGCGGCGCCTCCTGCCGCGTAGATGTCGCCAGCCGCCGTAACGCTGGCAGGGGCACCGTCACGCGCTTCCCCACCAGCAGGTTGCGGGAGGTCCACAGTGCGGCTTTAAAGCTGTTTAGGGTGAGCCAAAGCGCGGCGAAGTCGGCGGCTGGGATGGTGGTGGCGCCCTGGCCCACCCCGCTGACCACAAGCTGGTAGCTTGGGGGGACCTCCCCTGCTGGCAGGCTCGGGCATTGCAGAGGGCCGGTATCGGCCCACAGGTCCCTCGCCACGCCGCACTCCCAGAGCAGGTGCCGCACGGTCTCAGGTTGGCCGCATCCTGGCCGCGGGCAGGTGTTGGTTTTGGCCATGCCCCGGGAGTGCATCACGGCTCTGACCGGGAGGACCTCATGGAGCGCCATCCACGCCAGGTCCTTCAGCTTGTTCTGGAGGGCGGGGTGGGCAGCGTTCCTCCAAGCCTGCTTGGCCTCACTGAGTGTGAGGCCGGGAACGGGGCTCACTGCTTCCCGGTCCTGCACAAGAGAGACAAGAGTTTTTGCATTAGTTAAAATAGTGACATCCTGCCCCTCTAAGTCCAATCTCATTAAAAACTTTTTGATAAAAACATATTGTGGGGGCAGGTTAAAAGCAACTGGACGTTTAAGATCTGTTTTTAAAACTTTCAGCTTTCTCAGGTACGACCCCATCCAGAAGCGGGCTAGGGTCGCTGTCTTACTGTCTCCGGATGGGGTCGTCGCATACTTGATGTGGAGGGCGGTGAAATGGGCTCCTAAAAACAGGTGGGGGTCCGGGAGGCCCTTTCCTCCATTTTCGTGTCTTTTTTTCAGGACCTCCCTTCTGAGTCTTTCCCACTTGGACccccacatgaaataaaacaccgCTCTCTCCACACCTAAAAGAAAGCTCCTGGGGGGACTAAAAACAGAACACAGCAATAAAAGCAGGGGTAAGATGACAGCTTTAAAAATTAAAACCTTACCTTCAAATGTCATCTGTCTCAGTCCCCAGAACCCCAGTCGTTGTCTGACTTTCCCTAACACGTCAGTCCAGTTGCCCCGTCCACCACCCTCATTGTCAAATTTAATGCCTAAAATCCTTATGTCCGTCTGTTTAAAATTTACTGCCAGATTTGGTCTTACGTCACCCCACGGCCCAAAGAGCTGGGCCTCGGACTTGCTCCTGTTGAGCTTGGCGCCCGAGGCCCTTCCGTACCAGTCAGTCAAGTCGAGTGCTCTTTGGGCCGATAAAACGTCGTTTAATAAAAGGGTCACGTCGTCCATGTAGAGAGTGCATGTCGCGGTCAGTCCACCTGGCAAGTCAAGTCCTTTGATCCATTTGTCCCTTCTCAATATCTGTGCCAGCGGCTCGATGCATGCAACGAACAGGAGTGGGGATAACGGACACCCCTGGCGGACGCCAGAGCGCACACTAAGCGCATTTGTAAGGTGCCCATTTACGCGAATTCTGCTGTATATTTCTGTATACAGCAAACCCACCCACTTTAAAAACCTCCCTGGAAACCCCATTTTTTGCAGTACCTTTAAAAGGTACTGGTGCGAGACCCGATCAAAAGCTTTCTCAAAGTCTAAATTTAGTACTAGAAGCCTAATATGTCTGTCTCTCGCAAAACAGATGGCGTCCCGGACCAGCACTAGGCTGTCCGTGATCCTCCTTCCAGGTACGGCACAGACTTGATCCGGGTGGATCACGTCCTCTAAAACAGTTGACATACGTAGTGCTAAAAGTCTGCTAAAAAGTTTACAATCAAAATTTAAAAGTGTGATTGGTCTCCAATTCTTTAAGTCAGTCCTGTCACCTTTTTTGTGAAGTAATGAAACTATCCCTATCCTAAAGCTGTCAGGAAGTCGGTCGAGTTCGTCAAATTCTTTAAAAACAGTCAACATGTCATTGGCTAAAATGTCATAAAAGGTAACATAAAATTCCACGGGGAGTCCATCCTCTCCCGGGCACTTTCctgttttaaaacctttaagacattttaaaatttcGACCAATGTAAAATCTTCCGTTAAAAACTTCTGATTTAAAACTGTTGACCTTAAGAACTCTAAAACTTCTTCCAT
The sequence above is a segment of the Alosa sapidissima isolate fAloSap1 chromosome 2, fAloSap1.pri, whole genome shotgun sequence genome. Coding sequences within it:
- the LOC121697301 gene encoding uncharacterized protein LOC121697301; this translates as MWGSKWERLRREVLKKRHENGGKGLPDPHLFLGAHFTALHIKYATTPSGDSKTATLARFWMGSYLRKLKVLKTDLKRPVAFNLPPQYVFIKKFLMRLDLEGQDVTILTNAKTLVSLVQDREAVSPVPGLTLSEAKQAWRNAAHPALQNKLKDLAWMALHEVLPVRAVMHSRGMAKTNTCPRPGCGQPETVRHLLWECGVARDLWADTGPLQCPSLPAGEVPPSYQLVVSGVGQGATTIPAADFAALWLTLNSFKAALWTSRNLLVGKRVTVPLPALRRLATSTRQEAPRVAIRRRGPGAQAEGSRPPRLLAPADAPPLSPSRDGAAGGGEDLHWAHPRLPRSSGERGGASC